In Spinacia oleracea cultivar Varoflay chromosome 5, BTI_SOV_V1, whole genome shotgun sequence, a single window of DNA contains:
- the LOC110778945 gene encoding uncharacterized protein, which yields MDNRRKETVSVTADTEELREKGEPREKEAAVEEEEEEEVSESGSDYTSEDEGKDDYRRGGYHAVRIGDSFKNGAYVVQSKLGWGHFSTVWLAWDTNHSRYVALKVQKSAQHYTEAAMDEITILKQIADGDPDDKKCVVKLLDHFKHSGPNGQHVCMVFEYLGDNLLTLIKYSDYRGMPMDKVKEICYHILVGLDYLHKQLSIIHTDLKPENILLLSVIDSSKDPRKTGAPLVLPNSKDKTLYESSSTKESKVSNGDLTKNQKKKIRRKAKRAAQGCAGKEAAADSEQDPETSDVDGVKRTSGGSSVHKRGSRSTRRKLLESVDLKCKLVDFGNACWTYKQFTNDIQTRQYRCPEVILGSKYSTYADLWSFACICFELATGDVLFDPHSGDNYDRDEDHLALMMELMGMMPRKIALGGRYSRDFFNRYGDLRHIRRLRFWPLNKVLVEKYEFNEKDANDLAEFLIPILDFVPDKRPSAGECLSHPWIAGGLTGLKASPPESQEVDVTITDKKKKEKDEREAMEKGMGSIAITIDSKPSKQPLSSPKPSKAAVIGSSR from the exons ATGGATAACCGGCGTAAAGAGACGGTGTCCGTTACGGCGGATACAGAGGAGCTGAGAGAGAAAGGGGAGCCGAGAGAGAAAGAGGCGGCGgtagaagaagaggaagaagaagaagtgagCGAAAGTGGAAGCGATTACACGTCGGAAGACGAAGGAAAGGATGATTACAGGAGAGGAGGTTATCATGCCGTGAGAATTGGCGATTCCTTCAAAAATGGAGCTTACGTTGTCCAGAGCAAGCTTGGTTGGGGCCATTTCTCCACCGTCTGGCTAGCTTGGGACACCAATCACTCG CGATATGTAGCGTTGAAAGTGCAAAAGAGTGCGCAACATTACACTGAAGCGGCAATGGATGAGATAACGATATTGAAACAGATTGCTGACGGTGACCCAGATGATAAGAAGTGTGTAGTGAAGCTTCTAGATCATTTCAAACATTCCGGTCCAAATGGACAGCATGTGTGTATGGTGTTTGAGTATTTGGGGGACAATCTTTTGACATTAATCAAGTATTCTGACTATCGTGGGATGCCTATGGATAAGGTGAAGGAGATATGCTATCATATTCTAGTTGGCTTGGATTATTTGCATAAGCAGCTGTCTATCATACACACTGATTTAAAGCCGGAAAACATATTACTATTGTCGGTGATAGACTCGTCTAAGGACCCTAGAAAAACTGGTGCTCCTCTGGTTCTTCCTAATAGCAAAGACAAAACCCTTTACGAGTCTAGCAGTACAAAGGAAAGTAAAGTGTCGAATGGCGATTTGACAAAGAATCAGAAGAAAAAGATCCGGAGGAAGGCGAAACGTGCAGCTCAAGGGTGTGCAGGGAAGGAAGCTGCTGCTGACTCCGAGCAAGATCCTGAAACCTCAG ATGTTGATGGTGTGAAGAGAACAAGTGGTGGAAGTTCAGTCCATAAGAGAGGGAGCCGATCAACTAGACGGAAACTTTTGGAGTCTGTGGACCTCAAGTGCAAATTGGTTGACTTTGGCAATGCTTGCTGGACTTACAAACAGTTTACAAATGATATTCAGACTAGGCAGTATAGGTGTCCTGAAGTGATCCTTGGATCAAAATATTCTACCTATGCTGACTTGTGGTCCTTTGCGTGCATTTGTTTTGAGCTTGCAACTGGTGATGTTCTGTTTGATCCTCATAGTGGTGACAATTATGACAGAGATGAG GATCACCTAGCCCTGATGATGGAGCTCATGGGAATGATGCCACGCAAG ATTGCGTTAGGGGGTCGTTATTCTCGGGACTTCTTCAACAGATATGGAGACTTGCGACATATTCGCCGGCTTCGATTCTGGCCATTAAACAAGGTTCTTGTGGAGAAGTACGAGTTCAATGAAAAAGATGCAAATGATCTGGCAGAATTTCTAATTCCAATTCTTGATTTTGTCCCTGACAAGCGTCCCTCTGCTGGTGAATGCCTTTCACATCCGTGGATTGCTGGAGGCCTTACTGGTCTAAAGGCTTCTCCACCTGAAAGCCAAGAAGTTGATGTTACTATTACAgataaaaagaagaaagaaaaggatGAAAGAGAAGCAATGGAGAAAGGCATGGGGAGTATTGCTATCACTATAGACTCAAAGCCAAGCAAACAACCTCTTTCTTCTCCTAAACCTTCAAAAGCAGCTGTAATTGGTTCATCCAGGTAG